A genomic window from Pocillopora verrucosa isolate sample1 chromosome 7, ASM3666991v2, whole genome shotgun sequence includes:
- the LOC131793807 gene encoding adipocyte plasma membrane-associated protein-like isoform X1 — protein MGVTGMLITLVLLIFSALDVLFFFLPTANFDSRVVSVYQEESPKFEGALAVNSILTKTQKLYEGDLVGPGSIAADSEGTLYTGLADGRIVKLEGDKVVDVVRTGKQMANCGKPEAEAICGRPEGMRFNKFGSNLIVADAYQGLLEVNPKAKTVSTLVPSSPGIDGRPFRFVNDLDIAQDRTIYFTDTSSKWQRYQHDYSVLEGDNTGRLMAYYPETGKMEVLMDGLHFASGVQISPEGDYVLVVELGASRVMKYHIKGELKGKSEVFIQNLPGFPDHIRLSSKGGYWLGIATMRTDFFDLMQQYPRAKNFIAKVVSLPWLVTNTAVRYGLLLELDESGNITRSFHDPTGSVIPGYLSEVHDDGDVLFFGSFFSPFVGRLELKE, from the exons AT gGGTGTCACAGGGATGTTAATTACCTTGGTGCTACTGATTTTCAGTGCACTTgatgttttgttcttcttcttgcCAACTGCAAATTTTGATTCCAGGGTAGTAAG TGTTTATCAAGAGGAAAGTCCCAAATTTGAAGGAGCATTAGCGGTTAATAGCATCTTAACAAAGACACAGAAGTTGTATGAAGGAGATCTGGTCGGTCCAGGATCTATTGCTGCTGATAGTGAAG GTACTTTGTATACTGGTTTAGCTGATGGAAGAATTGTCAAACTTGAGGGAGATAAAGTGGTAGATGTTGTTCGAACTGGGAAGCAGATGGCAAACTGTG GGAAACCAGAAGCAGAGGCCATATGTGGGCGTCCCGAGGGAATGCGCTTTAACAAATTTGGAAGCAACCTGATAGTGGCTGACGCATATCAAGGCTTATTAGAAGTCAACCCAAAGGCCAAGACAGTTAGCACCCTTGTACCTTCTTCACCTGGGATTGATGGCAGGCCCTTTAGATTTGTGAATGATTTAGATATTGCACAAGACAGAACCATCTATTTTACAGATACAAGCAGCAAGTGGCAAAGATACCAGCACGACTACTCTGTTTTAGAAGGAGATAACACTGGAAGGCTTATGGCATACTATCCTGAGACAGGGAAAATGGAAGTTCTAATGGATGGTCTTCATTTTGCCAGTGGTGTTCAGATTTCTCCAGAGGGCGACTATGTACTGGTAGTGGAACTTGGTGCATCAAGAGTAATGAA GTATCACATCAAAGGGGAACTGAAAGGCAAATCAGAAGTGTTTATCCAGAACCTTCCTGGATTTCCAGACCACATTCGCTTAAGTAGCAAAGGAGGATACTGGCTGGGTATTGCAACTATGCGCACTGACTTTTTTGACTTGATGCAACAGTATCCAAGGGCAAAGAACTTTATAGCAAAG GTTGTCTCCTTACCATGGTTAGTCACCAACACAGCTGTCAGGTATGGCCTTCTCTTGGAGCTGGATGAAAGTGGTAACATTACCAGAAGTTTCCATGATCCAACAGGCAGTGTTATTCCTGGTTACCTCAGTGAGGTTCATGATGATGGTGATGTTCTCTTCTTTGGAAGTTTCTTTTCTCCATTTGTCGGCCGACTGGAGTTGAAGGAGTGA
- the LOC131793625 gene encoding 2-oxoisovalerate dehydrogenase subunit alpha, mitochondrial, whose amino-acid sequence MAASTWLLRRALVGSRGVSYHIKKLPNTLKALRLCSSSSSAGRPQHEYQDKPRFPGALNSYYTEKLEFDDPDDGEAIPVYRVMDRNGKVFNEAHDPKLDKETIKNMYKQMTLLNTMDRILYESQRQGRISFYMTNYGEEATHFGSAAALLPEDMVLGQYREAGVLMWRGFTLDDFMNQCYANQHDFGKGRQMPVHYGSKNLNFITISSPLATQMPQASGYAYAVKRAGTGNCVICYFGEGAASEGDAHAAFNFAATLEAPVIFFCRNNGYAISTPTGDQYRGDGIAGRGRGYGMKAIRVDGNDVFAVYNVTKAARKIAVEQSQPIMVEAMTYRIGHHSTSDDSSVYRSLKEVNYWDKEDHPIGRLRHYMENKEWWNSKMEEEWKREARQQVMAAFSRAEKALKPPVEEMFSDVYDTLPSRLKKQYKECMDHVAKYPHEYPTELYQPDK is encoded by the exons ATGGCTGCCTCAACGTGGCTTTTGAGAAGAGCGCTTGTTGGGTCCCGTGGTGTATCATATCACATAAAAAAGCTACCTAACACTTTAAAGGCACTGAGA TTGTGTTCGTCTAGCTCCAGTGCAGGAAGACCCCAACATGAATACCAAGACAAGCCAAGATTTCCAGGCGCTTTGAACTCATATTACACAGAAAAATTGGAATTTGATGATCCAGACGATGGAGAAGCCATCCCGGTCTATCGAGTCATGGATCGAAATGGAAAAGTCTTTAACGAAGCCCATGACCCCAAG cttgacaaagaaacaattaaaaacatgTACAAGCAGATGACTCTCTTGAATACCATGGACCGTATCCTCTACGAGTCACAAAGACAG GGAAGGATATCATTTTACATGACAAACTATGGTGAAGAAGCCACTCACTTTGGAAGTGCTGCAGCTCTTCTGCCTGAAGATATGGTGCTTGGTCAGTACCGTGAAGCTGGTGTCTTAATGTGGAGAGGTTTCACTTTAGATGACTTCATGAATCAATGTTATGCCAATCAGCATGACTTTGGGAAGGGTAGACAGATGCCTGTTCATTATGGCTCAAAGAACCTTAACTTTATCACAATATCATCCCCTCTGGCAACTCAGATGCCTCAAG CATCTGGATATGCATATGCTGTAAAGCGAGCAGGCACTGGAAATTGTGTCATCTGCTACTTTGGTGAAGGAGCAGCAAGTGAAGGAGATGCCCATGCTGCCTTTAACTTTGCTGCAACTCTTGAAGCTCCTGTCATTTTCTtctg CCGCAACAATGGTTATGCCATATCTACTCCAACAGGTGACCAGTACAGAGGGGATGGAATTG CTGGACGTGGCAGGGGTTATGGAATGAAGGCAATTCGTGTGGATGGAAATGATGTCTTTGCTGTGTACAATGTTACTAAAGCAGCTCGGAAAATTGCAGTCGAACAGTCACAACCAATCATGGTGGAAGCCATGACTTACAG AATTGGTCATCACAGCACTAGTGATGATTCCTCTGTGTACCGCTCTCTAAAGGAAGTCAATTATTGGGACAAGGAGGACCATCCCATTGGAAGGCTGAG ACATTACATGGAAAACAAAGAGTGGTGGAATAGTAAAATGGAGGAGGAATGGAAACGAGAGGCACGCCAACAGGTTatggcagcattttcaagagcTGAGAAGGCACTCAAACCTCCAGTCGAGGAGATGTTCAGTGATGTATATGACACACTTCCTTCCCGTTTGAAGAAACAGTATAAGGAGTGTATGGATCATGTGGCAAAATACCCTCATGAGTACCCGACAGAACTTTATCAGCCTGACAAATGA
- the LOC131793807 gene encoding adipocyte plasma membrane-associated protein-like isoform X2, translated as MGVTGMLITLVLLIFSALDVLFFFLPTANFDSRVVSVYQEESPKFEGALAVNSILTKTQKLYEGDLVGPGSIAADSEGTLYTGLADGRIVKLEGDKVVDVVRTGKQMANCGKPEAEAICGRPEGMRFNKFGSNLIVADAYQGLLEVNPKAKTVSTLVPSSPGIDGRPFRFVNDLDIAQDRTIYFTDTSSKWQRYQHDYSVLEGDNTGRLMAYYPETGKMEVLMDGLHFASGVQISPEGDYVLVVELGASRVMKYHIKGELKGKSEVFIQNLPGFPDHIRLSSKGGYWLGIATMRTDFFDLMQQYPRAKNFIAKVVSLPWLVTNTAVRYGLLLELDESGNITRSFHDPTGSVIPGYLSEVHDDGDVLFFGSFFSPFVGRLELKE; from the exons gGGTGTCACAGGGATGTTAATTACCTTGGTGCTACTGATTTTCAGTGCACTTgatgttttgttcttcttcttgcCAACTGCAAATTTTGATTCCAGGGTAGTAAG TGTTTATCAAGAGGAAAGTCCCAAATTTGAAGGAGCATTAGCGGTTAATAGCATCTTAACAAAGACACAGAAGTTGTATGAAGGAGATCTGGTCGGTCCAGGATCTATTGCTGCTGATAGTGAAG GTACTTTGTATACTGGTTTAGCTGATGGAAGAATTGTCAAACTTGAGGGAGATAAAGTGGTAGATGTTGTTCGAACTGGGAAGCAGATGGCAAACTGTG GGAAACCAGAAGCAGAGGCCATATGTGGGCGTCCCGAGGGAATGCGCTTTAACAAATTTGGAAGCAACCTGATAGTGGCTGACGCATATCAAGGCTTATTAGAAGTCAACCCAAAGGCCAAGACAGTTAGCACCCTTGTACCTTCTTCACCTGGGATTGATGGCAGGCCCTTTAGATTTGTGAATGATTTAGATATTGCACAAGACAGAACCATCTATTTTACAGATACAAGCAGCAAGTGGCAAAGATACCAGCACGACTACTCTGTTTTAGAAGGAGATAACACTGGAAGGCTTATGGCATACTATCCTGAGACAGGGAAAATGGAAGTTCTAATGGATGGTCTTCATTTTGCCAGTGGTGTTCAGATTTCTCCAGAGGGCGACTATGTACTGGTAGTGGAACTTGGTGCATCAAGAGTAATGAA GTATCACATCAAAGGGGAACTGAAAGGCAAATCAGAAGTGTTTATCCAGAACCTTCCTGGATTTCCAGACCACATTCGCTTAAGTAGCAAAGGAGGATACTGGCTGGGTATTGCAACTATGCGCACTGACTTTTTTGACTTGATGCAACAGTATCCAAGGGCAAAGAACTTTATAGCAAAG GTTGTCTCCTTACCATGGTTAGTCACCAACACAGCTGTCAGGTATGGCCTTCTCTTGGAGCTGGATGAAAGTGGTAACATTACCAGAAGTTTCCATGATCCAACAGGCAGTGTTATTCCTGGTTACCTCAGTGAGGTTCATGATGATGGTGATGTTCTCTTCTTTGGAAGTTTCTTTTCTCCATTTGTCGGCCGACTGGAGTTGAAGGAGTGA